From a region of the Novipirellula artificiosorum genome:
- a CDS encoding IS110 family transposase — translation MLYLAIDQHAKQITVCVRNEGGDTVLRRQVSTRPEKIQAFFQQLTEMDSQFMAILEVCGFNDWLIEYLRKWNCQEIVLIHPEKPGKRKTDRRDAQKLADLLWLNRERLAEGQTVHGLRRVYMVSQKEREDRQLTSLRKTLGQRRTRTLNKIHRIINRHNLIWNYPTKTFQTQAGRRWLEKVKLPQIDRLEMNMLLEEWKTWDEQIVQVDEQIVERARQVEPGKTLSATQILMTAPGVSHYSGLTLASRIGPIERFPAREVSRTILG, via the coding sequence ATGTTGTACCTCGCCATCGATCAACACGCAAAGCAAATCACTGTCTGTGTCCGCAACGAAGGGGGGGACACGGTGTTACGCCGGCAAGTCAGTACCCGTCCCGAAAAGATCCAGGCGTTCTTTCAGCAGCTCACCGAGATGGACAGCCAGTTCATGGCGATCCTCGAAGTCTGTGGTTTCAATGATTGGCTGATCGAATACCTGCGAAAATGGAACTGTCAAGAAATCGTGCTCATTCACCCTGAGAAGCCTGGTAAAAGGAAAACCGATCGACGTGACGCTCAAAAATTGGCCGATCTGCTATGGCTCAATCGTGAGCGGTTGGCCGAGGGTCAAACCGTTCATGGTTTGCGGCGTGTCTACATGGTGTCCCAAAAGGAACGCGAAGACCGTCAGCTCACGTCTCTACGGAAGACTTTGGGACAACGCCGTACTCGAACCTTGAACAAGATCCATCGGATCATCAATCGCCACAATCTGATCTGGAACTATCCGACCAAGACCTTTCAAACCCAAGCCGGTCGCCGCTGGCTGGAGAAGGTCAAGCTGCCCCAGATCGATCGGCTGGAGATGAACATGTTGCTGGAGGAATGGAAAACATGGGATGAGCAAATTGTTCAAGTCGATGAACAGATCGTCGAGCGAGCGCGTCAGGTCGAGCCAGGCAAGACTCTCAGCGCGACACAAATTCTGATGACCGCCCCCGGTGTGAGCCACTACAGCGGTCTAACACTGGCCAGTCGTATTGGACCCATCGAAAGGTTCCCAGCCCGCGAAGTCTCGCGAACTATTTTGGGCTGA
- a CDS encoding serine/threonine-protein kinase produces the protein MAITTTLCESRRRMRNDQENATRSYPFNSVQAVCQTFTMDWQSDSHQSLSGYLEKVNEATRSTLLRNLLQIDIERRRGEGHQPQAADYIATLPSQEALIRQEFAESTLWLGSSRSHPNDDTEAFAASVYEPPSARRLGDYHLVRELGQGGMGVVFEAVHAVRHDHTALKMLPKVDGERLHHFKNEFRSLANINHPNLLGLHSLESDGEQWFFTMDLFHGTDFIDFVRPNGKLDEARLRLALGQLVTGIMALHANYIIHRDLKPSNVMVSQDGHLVLLDFGLVLHFNEDDQSAESLQIAGTPAYMSPEQARGESVRPSCDWYALGVMLYEALTGHLPFRRNTLRVMHDKQTQDAPAIPDSDNLPTDLCNLCMALLARHGDDRPDAMEIARVVSTQTAMAKSSTSTAGDRIIGRDQQLQDLNRALETLNETQSPVVVFVSGRSGEGKTTLSNAFLNPLFNDPAYAVMAGRCYDRESVPFKALDSTIDAMCGYLHSLPPEEVAAFLPPDMAFLKRLFPIFQRLDAVSTGPSIRMDDLEEREVRRRATAALRQLFCRISSRKPVILFTDDLQWGDSDSAEILLQVLKPPAAPRILFLGTYRSDEADDSPFLRAWGEFGKARDINIEPRNIAVSPFTVEECTQLVIDLLHQDTERIRQRSAEIHQETGGNPFFLTELIGCFDPHADSFRPQPIQDVIADRLNRLPAESTRLLNVISVSGRALDMEEASSVAGHDVMPVSTLMRMRSERLIRFLGPETARSVDTYHDCIRETLLAEMEESTKQTLHRDLACFIESASGGLSPSQLEQFEEGILDTQAAITSHRVFDLSFHFDAAGDKRNGCAYAFLAAEQARRQFALDVAATQYALALENGEYLKSAAVRRIQFSLGEISTLLANYPDADAALTEAHRLAEDPLDQYEIELLQGRLLIADCHYGASAERYTKTLRSLNVRVPRTKLGLVFGIMKSAAVQALHTLARYPRRTSRTATRRELLIIQLLDGLIMSVWFRSTPTLFWCHLISMNRAEALGRSEAVHDSYSYHSAFLAPIGLQKRGFRYADRALEAVEEGDLSSLLMNHFARGVGLYCVARFEECQQIHTAGLQLIERTGDMFKAMIMRLHIALSDYRLGNLEPALETTLDAFHASVRLGDFNTAHDFINVTAMVTRGAFRFEEMKAALVAIPDNYQATNQGLQAEARWHLYHGRTREGVEFAQQGFDLAKKHLVINHISMPNFPLLLEALRLHAETVRADDRAEADRLIKRGYKLARWGVRITEKFPDYPNTLREMGHYYAMRGKMKKALKVTEKSCRIAERQQARLELALSESACSQYRYKLGISGSAEVERAQEAVATFSRTVDQIRQKYPLLS, from the coding sequence ATGGCCATTACCACGACCTTATGCGAGAGCCGTCGGCGGATGCGAAACGATCAAGAGAATGCAACTCGGAGCTATCCGTTCAATAGTGTTCAGGCCGTGTGCCAGACCTTCACGATGGATTGGCAGTCGGACTCGCATCAATCACTCAGCGGCTATCTTGAGAAGGTCAACGAAGCCACGCGGTCAACGCTGCTGAGAAACCTTCTGCAGATTGATATCGAGCGTCGTCGCGGCGAAGGCCATCAACCGCAAGCTGCCGACTACATCGCGACGCTCCCTAGCCAGGAGGCGTTGATCCGCCAGGAGTTCGCAGAATCAACACTCTGGCTCGGCTCCTCGCGATCTCATCCCAATGATGACACGGAGGCTTTCGCAGCGAGCGTTTACGAACCACCATCCGCGCGGCGACTGGGTGATTACCACCTCGTACGCGAGCTAGGGCAGGGGGGAATGGGCGTGGTGTTTGAAGCGGTTCACGCGGTACGTCACGACCATACGGCTCTTAAGATGCTGCCCAAAGTGGATGGCGAGCGACTGCATCACTTCAAGAACGAATTCCGATCTCTGGCCAATATCAATCATCCCAATCTACTTGGACTGCATTCGCTGGAATCCGACGGAGAACAATGGTTCTTCACCATGGATCTTTTCCATGGAACCGACTTTATCGATTTCGTGCGCCCGAACGGAAAGTTGGATGAGGCGCGGCTAAGATTAGCCTTGGGGCAATTGGTCACTGGCATCATGGCCTTGCATGCCAACTACATTATCCACCGCGACCTCAAGCCATCGAACGTGATGGTCAGCCAGGACGGCCATCTGGTTCTGCTTGACTTTGGCTTGGTGTTGCACTTCAACGAGGATGACCAATCCGCGGAGAGCTTGCAAATTGCGGGAACTCCCGCCTATATGTCCCCCGAACAGGCTCGAGGTGAGTCCGTTCGACCGTCCTGTGACTGGTATGCACTAGGCGTCATGCTGTACGAAGCTCTGACAGGGCATCTGCCGTTTCGCCGCAACACGCTGCGAGTCATGCATGACAAGCAAACTCAGGACGCGCCCGCCATTCCGGATTCCGATAATTTGCCGACCGATTTATGCAATCTCTGCATGGCCTTGCTTGCGCGTCATGGTGACGATCGCCCAGACGCGATGGAAATTGCCCGAGTCGTTTCGACCCAGACCGCTATGGCCAAGTCGTCCACATCGACCGCTGGTGATCGAATCATTGGCCGGGACCAGCAACTGCAAGACTTGAATCGCGCGCTGGAGACGCTGAACGAGACGCAGAGTCCGGTCGTCGTATTCGTCAGCGGTCGTTCCGGTGAAGGCAAGACAACGTTGTCCAATGCATTCTTGAATCCGCTCTTCAACGATCCCGCTTATGCGGTGATGGCTGGTCGCTGCTACGATCGCGAATCGGTGCCATTCAAGGCGCTCGACAGCACCATCGATGCCATGTGTGGCTACCTGCATTCACTCCCGCCAGAGGAAGTTGCGGCCTTTCTTCCACCTGACATGGCGTTCCTCAAACGTCTATTTCCCATTTTCCAGCGTTTGGATGCAGTCAGCACCGGACCATCGATCCGTATGGATGATTTGGAAGAACGAGAGGTACGCAGGCGTGCCACCGCAGCGCTTCGTCAACTCTTCTGCCGAATCAGCAGTCGCAAGCCCGTCATTCTGTTCACAGATGATTTGCAATGGGGCGATTCGGACAGTGCCGAAATTTTACTTCAGGTGCTCAAGCCACCCGCAGCACCCCGAATATTGTTCCTGGGAACGTATCGTTCGGACGAAGCAGATGACAGTCCATTCCTCAGAGCATGGGGCGAGTTCGGCAAAGCCCGTGACATCAACATCGAGCCACGCAATATCGCGGTGAGCCCCTTTACCGTGGAGGAATGCACGCAACTCGTTATCGATCTACTGCATCAGGATACGGAACGCATTCGACAGCGGTCTGCAGAAATCCATCAAGAAACTGGAGGCAATCCTTTCTTCCTGACCGAGTTGATTGGCTGCTTCGACCCACACGCCGACTCGTTTCGACCGCAACCGATCCAAGATGTAATCGCCGACCGTTTGAATCGTTTACCCGCAGAATCAACGCGACTGTTGAACGTCATTTCCGTATCCGGACGTGCGCTCGACATGGAAGAGGCTTCAAGTGTGGCGGGGCACGATGTGATGCCTGTATCTACGCTGATGCGAATGCGAAGTGAACGGTTAATCCGGTTTCTCGGCCCGGAAACCGCGAGAAGTGTCGACACGTACCACGATTGCATCCGCGAGACGTTGTTGGCGGAGATGGAAGAGTCGACCAAACAGACGTTGCACCGCGACTTGGCTTGCTTCATTGAAAGTGCCAGCGGCGGTTTGAGTCCAAGTCAGCTTGAACAGTTCGAAGAGGGAATACTTGATACCCAAGCTGCAATCACTTCCCATCGAGTGTTCGACTTGTCTTTTCACTTTGACGCTGCAGGTGATAAACGCAACGGATGTGCATACGCCTTTTTGGCGGCCGAACAAGCAAGGCGACAATTCGCGTTGGATGTCGCCGCTACGCAATATGCATTAGCGTTGGAGAACGGAGAATATTTAAAAAGTGCCGCTGTCCGTCGAATTCAGTTCAGCCTCGGCGAAATCTCCACCCTCTTAGCTAATTACCCCGATGCTGACGCAGCGCTCACCGAAGCACACCGACTCGCGGAGGATCCGCTCGACCAATATGAAATTGAACTGCTGCAGGGAAGACTGTTGATTGCGGATTGTCATTATGGTGCGAGCGCCGAGCGTTATACGAAGACGCTAAGGAGCCTCAATGTTCGGGTTCCCAGAACGAAACTGGGGCTTGTCTTCGGCATTATGAAGTCCGCTGCGGTCCAGGCCCTACATACGCTCGCTCGATACCCGCGACGTACAAGCAGAACGGCGACAAGGCGTGAATTGCTCATCATTCAATTGCTCGATGGACTGATCATGTCGGTTTGGTTTCGAAGCACACCAACACTCTTCTGGTGCCATTTGATCAGCATGAACCGAGCCGAGGCTTTGGGACGATCCGAAGCGGTTCACGATTCCTATTCCTATCACTCGGCCTTTCTTGCACCTATTGGATTGCAAAAAAGAGGTTTTCGCTACGCGGACCGAGCATTGGAGGCAGTGGAGGAGGGTGATCTTTCAAGCTTGCTCATGAACCATTTCGCTCGGGGTGTCGGTCTCTATTGCGTCGCTCGTTTTGAAGAATGCCAACAAATACACACCGCCGGTTTACAGCTGATCGAGCGGACGGGCGACATGTTCAAAGCTATGATCATGCGGCTCCACATCGCACTCTCCGACTACCGACTTGGGAATTTGGAACCAGCACTCGAAACGACTTTGGACGCTTTTCATGCGAGCGTTCGTCTCGGCGACTTTAACACGGCGCATGATTTCATCAACGTGACCGCTATGGTCACTCGCGGAGCGTTTCGATTCGAAGAAATGAAAGCGGCCCTGGTTGCCATTCCCGATAATTACCAGGCGACGAATCAAGGACTCCAAGCAGAAGCACGTTGGCATCTCTATCACGGCCGGACTCGCGAGGGTGTAGAATTCGCTCAGCAAGGTTTCGATCTTGCCAAGAAACACCTAGTGATCAATCACATCTCAATGCCCAACTTCCCCCTGTTGCTCGAAGCACTACGTCTGCACGCGGAGACAGTCAGAGCCGACGACCGTGCGGAAGCTGATCGACTGATCAAGCGGGGTTATAAACTCGCTCGGTGGGGCGTGCGGATCACGGAGAAGTTTCCGGACTACCCGAACACGCTGCGAGAAATGGGACATTACTACGCGATGCGAGGGAAGATGAAAAAGGCACTCAAGGTGACCGAGAAGAGCTGTCGGATAGCCGAGCGGCAGCAGGCGCGACTCGAACTGGCACTGTCAGAATCTGCATGTTCCCAGTACAGGTACAAACTAGGAATCAGCGGCTCCGCTGAAGTCGAGCGAGCTCAGGAAGCGGTCGCGACTTTCTCACGAACGGTCGATCAAATCCGTCAAAAATATCCATTACTTTCCTGA